From a region of the Oceanithermus desulfurans genome:
- a CDS encoding LptA/OstA family protein, whose amino-acid sequence MTRILWFLLIGALALAAANSRIIKISYEDGRRSGNLRNGPWIYESNRPDGIVGSVGDLQILASKAVLEAPEGMSMQAAEGERTATFEGGVTVTRGRLTAKGPRLVYSEATGLGVLAGPAEMHQEPAKEGEDPVEVRAQEMSFDVDTDISTSSGGVVLASGNQKGWADRVYYEEERGLAVFTMDQGTVKLVRERKDGELVINAPEVRSLTRSKKLIATGGVKLVDGEITTTGEALYYDDETGEAIVIGNPARSVNAAEGFKTSGGTLLHNVNKHRVQVYRKPFTLPSGEFKKVGE is encoded by the coding sequence ATGACCCGAATCCTGTGGTTCCTGCTGATCGGCGCGCTGGCGCTGGCGGCGGCGAACAGCCGCATCATCAAGATCAGCTACGAGGACGGCCGTCGCAGCGGCAACCTGCGCAACGGCCCCTGGATCTACGAAAGCAACCGGCCCGACGGCATCGTAGGCTCCGTCGGCGATCTGCAGATCCTGGCGAGCAAGGCGGTGCTCGAGGCCCCCGAGGGCATGAGCATGCAGGCCGCCGAAGGCGAGCGCACCGCGACCTTCGAAGGCGGCGTCACGGTGACGCGCGGCCGCCTCACCGCCAAGGGTCCGCGGCTCGTCTACTCCGAGGCCACCGGCCTGGGGGTGCTGGCCGGCCCCGCCGAGATGCACCAGGAACCCGCCAAGGAAGGCGAGGACCCCGTCGAGGTGCGTGCCCAGGAGATGAGCTTCGACGTCGACACCGACATTTCGACCTCGTCGGGCGGGGTGGTGCTGGCGAGCGGGAACCAGAAGGGGTGGGCCGACCGCGTCTACTACGAAGAGGAGCGCGGCCTCGCCGTCTTCACCATGGACCAGGGCACGGTCAAGCTGGTGCGCGAGCGCAAGGACGGCGAGCTCGTCATCAACGCGCCCGAGGTGCGCAGCCTCACCCGCAGCAAGAAGCTGATCGCCACCGGCGGGGTGAAGCTGGTCGACGGCGAGATCACCACCACCGGCGAGGCTCTCTACTACGACGACGAGACCGGCGAGGCCATCGTGATCGGCAACCCCGCGCGCAGCGTCAACGCGGCCGAGGGGTTCAAGACCTCGGGCGGGACGCTCTTGCACAACGTCAACAAGCACCGGGTGCAGGTCTACCGCAAACCCTTCACCCTGCCCTCAGGGGAGTTCAAGAAGGTTGGTGAGTAG